The following are encoded together in the Ktedonobacterales bacterium genome:
- the galE gene encoding UDP-glucose 4-epimerase GalE yields the protein MRVLVTGGAGYIGSVIVEELVTTAHQVVVYDALAKGHLDAIHPEATFVRAHLAERDHLRRTLEEQQIDAVIHLAAFSLVGESVAHPEMYFENNVAGSLAVVSSMIQAGVKRLVFSSTAALYGEQAHLPISEDAPTQPTNPYGASKLLVEQMLPWLAQAHGLVCASLRYFNAAGASERYGEDHRPEAHLIPLALEAALESRPVDIFGTDYPTPDGTTIRDYIHVVDLAQAHIQALTRSEPGLRIYNLGNGQGYSVRQIVESVRRVTGRALPVREGPRRPGDQVATVASSERIRAELGWQPRYPDLDTIIESAWRWKQAHPHGYAK from the coding sequence ATGCGCGTACTGGTTACTGGCGGGGCTGGCTACATCGGCAGCGTCATCGTCGAAGAGTTAGTAACAACGGCTCATCAGGTCGTCGTCTATGACGCGCTGGCAAAGGGCCATCTGGACGCCATCCACCCCGAAGCCACGTTTGTGCGCGCCCATCTGGCCGAGCGCGACCACCTGCGCCGCACTCTGGAAGAACAGCAGATCGATGCGGTGATTCATCTGGCCGCCTTCAGTCTGGTTGGCGAGTCCGTCGCCCATCCAGAAATGTATTTCGAGAATAACGTCGCGGGCAGCCTCGCCGTCGTCAGCAGCATGATTCAGGCAGGCGTCAAGCGGCTCGTCTTCTCATCCACCGCCGCGCTCTATGGCGAACAAGCACACCTGCCCATCAGCGAAGACGCCCCCACGCAGCCAACCAATCCCTACGGCGCCTCCAAACTGCTTGTCGAGCAAATGCTCCCCTGGCTGGCTCAGGCGCATGGGCTGGTCTGCGCCTCCCTGCGCTATTTCAACGCGGCGGGGGCCAGCGAACGCTACGGCGAAGATCACCGCCCCGAAGCCCATCTCATTCCGCTGGCGCTGGAGGCGGCGCTGGAAAGCCGTCCGGTGGACATCTTTGGCACAGACTACCCCACACCCGACGGCACCACCATCCGCGACTACATCCATGTGGTCGATCTGGCTCAGGCGCATATCCAGGCGCTCACCCGCAGCGAGCCAGGGCTGCGCATCTATAACCTGGGCAACGGCCAGGGCTACTCGGTGCGCCAGATCGTAGAAAGCGTGCGCCGCGTCACGGGCCGCGCCCTTCCCGTCCGCGAAGGGCCGCGCCGTCCCGGCGATCAGGTTGCCACCGTCGCCAGTTCCGAGCGCATCCGCGCCGAACTCGGCTGGCAGCCGCGCTACCCGGACCTGGACACGATCATCGAAAGCGCCTGGCGCTGGAAGCAAGCCCATCCTCATGGCTACGCGAAATAG